One region of Glutamicibacter sp. B1 genomic DNA includes:
- a CDS encoding CotH kinase family protein, whose amino-acid sequence MFDSPNHRAQSPRRFSIRSPRVMTAVASLSIGALALAGCTTSANASSHSIINTEVSSETSTFFNADTVHEISVTADPDDITAALKAYSTDGSKEWISAEVTIDGTTFKNVGLKLKGNSTLRGTDESSDAATLPWILRLDKYEENQSYSARTEFVVRTNTSESSLNEAVALDLLGEAGLATEHAAATRFSLNGSDAELRLVIDNPSDELYSEETFEGEGITYKADADGDYSYRGDSGSDYESAFDVESGTDDLTPIATFLDFVNNSSDEDFSSKLSDYLDTDQFATYLAMQDLVSNTDDIDGPGNNSFLRYDSESKTMTVVAWDQNLSFGGMGGGQGGGMGGGQGGGMGGGNAGGPGKMDTDSLLTSMLPDGLELEDAKKQIEAGTVPDGVELPDQMTLEDGTELIDVLKDLANGEMPDGLSFGGGGGGQRPEMNGQGGAPGGNMTPPDQNSSDQNSTDKNSTDQNSTDQKSTDDNSSDGKTATDGDTKTTDDKAAGGQNGGRSMGGKSNALVTRFLADENFKAQYEAAKTELTNKLYESGTAEEILTKWTTLLNNEASDLIDADTVSSEADSIRSHFTSESADGTTPNTQQPSTAPKTEEDDATPSASATSSS is encoded by the coding sequence ATGTTTGACTCACCCAACCATCGGGCGCAGTCCCCTCGACGTTTTAGTATTAGATCCCCACGAGTCATGACGGCAGTCGCCTCATTGTCCATCGGTGCCTTGGCCCTAGCAGGCTGCACCACGTCAGCCAACGCTTCGTCGCACAGCATCATCAACACCGAAGTCAGTAGCGAAACCTCCACCTTCTTCAATGCTGACACTGTCCATGAAATCAGTGTCACGGCTGATCCAGATGACATCACCGCAGCTTTGAAAGCCTACTCCACCGACGGATCCAAGGAATGGATTTCCGCGGAAGTCACGATCGACGGAACCACTTTCAAAAATGTTGGTTTGAAATTGAAGGGTAACTCCACCCTTCGCGGTACCGACGAATCCTCGGACGCCGCGACCCTCCCATGGATCCTGCGTCTGGATAAATATGAGGAAAACCAGAGCTACTCCGCTAGAACCGAATTCGTCGTGAGAACCAACACGAGCGAGTCTTCCCTGAATGAAGCGGTCGCTCTGGACCTGCTTGGTGAAGCAGGACTGGCCACCGAACACGCTGCAGCAACCCGGTTCTCCTTGAACGGTTCAGATGCAGAACTACGCTTGGTCATTGATAACCCCTCTGATGAGCTCTACAGCGAAGAAACATTTGAAGGTGAGGGAATTACCTACAAGGCCGATGCCGATGGTGACTACTCCTACCGCGGTGATTCTGGCAGCGACTACGAATCTGCTTTCGATGTTGAGTCCGGTACCGATGATCTGACCCCAATCGCTACCTTCTTAGACTTCGTGAATAACTCTTCCGATGAAGATTTCTCCAGCAAGCTCTCCGACTATCTAGATACGGATCAGTTCGCTACGTACTTGGCCATGCAAGATTTGGTATCGAATACTGATGACATTGACGGCCCAGGCAACAATTCATTCCTCCGATATGACAGCGAATCGAAAACGATGACAGTTGTCGCTTGGGATCAGAACCTTTCCTTCGGCGGTATGGGAGGAGGCCAAGGCGGCGGCATGGGCGGCGGTCAAGGCGGAGGCATGGGTGGCGGCAACGCCGGTGGCCCAGGCAAGATGGACACCGATTCGCTGCTGACCAGCATGCTCCCTGACGGTCTAGAACTAGAGGATGCGAAGAAACAGATTGAGGCGGGTACGGTTCCAGATGGCGTCGAGCTCCCCGATCAGATGACTTTGGAGGATGGCACCGAACTGATCGATGTTCTCAAGGATCTAGCTAACGGAGAGATGCCAGACGGCCTGTCATTCGGTGGTGGCGGTGGAGGGCAACGTCCTGAAATGAATGGTCAGGGTGGCGCTCCTGGAGGCAATATGACTCCCCCAGATCAGAACTCGTCTGATCAGAACTCCACCGACAAGAACTCCACTGATCAAAATTCCACAGACCAGAAGTCAACCGATGACAATTCCTCGGACGGCAAGACAGCTACCGATGGCGATACTAAGACCACGGACGACAAGGCTGCCGGAGGTCAAAACGGTGGCCGGTCGATGGGCGGAAAATCCAACGCATTGGTGACCCGCTTCCTCGCCGACGAAAACTTCAAGGCACAGTATGAAGCGGCCAAGACCGAGCTGACCAATAAGCTCTACGAGTCGGGCACTGCCGAAGAAATCCTGACTAAGTGGACCACGCTGTTGAATAACGAAGCGAGTGATCTCATTGATGCTGACACGGTAAGTAGCGAAGCAGATTCCATCCGCTCGCACTTCACTTCTGAATCAGCCGATGGCACGACGCCGAATACGCAGCAGCCTTCCACGGCACCAAAAACTGAAGAGGATGATGCTACGCCAAGCGCCTCGGCCACTTCCAGTTCCTAA